A stretch of the Bradyrhizobium arachidis genome encodes the following:
- a CDS encoding GNAT family N-acetyltransferase — protein MPMPQGEVIFRRFELGDADDVWHLHRAASEDGGVRGPEGAWEDDLRAILEVYIKPGGDFLLAHIGPRLVAMGGLKAVDADVAQLKRMRVDPAFRRRGFGRRLLRELESRAVAAGFKRIVLDTTMIQLGAQRLYEIADYVRCREGTLHGYAVIFYEKRLADEAGALHLAK, from the coding sequence ATGCCGATGCCTCAAGGCGAGGTGATCTTTCGTCGGTTCGAGTTAGGAGATGCCGATGATGTATGGCATCTGCATAGAGCCGCGTCGGAGGATGGTGGTGTGCGCGGCCCGGAAGGGGCGTGGGAGGATGACTTGCGCGCTATCCTGGAAGTATACATCAAGCCGGGCGGTGACTTCTTACTTGCCCATATCGGTCCTCGACTCGTCGCCATGGGGGGATTGAAGGCTGTCGATGCTGATGTCGCGCAGCTGAAGCGCATGCGCGTCGATCCGGCCTTTCGAAGGCGAGGGTTTGGAAGGAGACTTCTTCGTGAACTCGAATCGAGAGCCGTTGCTGCGGGGTTCAAGCGGATCGTGCTGGACACGACAATGATCCAACTAGGTGCTCAAAGGCTTTATGAGATCGCGGACTATGTTCGCTGCAGGGAAGGGACGCTGCACGGATATGCAGTGATCTTCTACGAGAAGCGGCTGGCAGACGAGGCTGGAGCTCTCCACTTGGCCAAGTGA
- a CDS encoding anthranilate synthase component I: MNRTVFSVPERSEFSTHRGLFITRNAQYYCGPADRLDELTELLDRRPGVVLSSGTTVPGRYESFDLGFSDPPLELETSGVNFKLEALNQRGQVLIAFLADVLREPCVVISERTTSRLAGHIIRGDAPVEEDQRTRRASVMSLVRDLVAAFSANDDGLLGLFGAFAYDLVFQIEDLVQKRPREKDQRDIVLYVPDRLLAYDRATGRGVVLSYDFTWKGRSTEGLPRETADSPYLKTPRQGFADHAPGEYQATVETARAAFARGDLFEAVPGQLFAEPCERSPAEVFQRLCVINPSPYGALMNLGDGEFLVSASPEMFVRSDGRRVETCPISGTIARGTDAIGDAEQIRQLLNSEKDEFELNMCTDVDRNDKARVCVPGTIKVLARRQIETYSKLFHTVDHVEGMLRPGFDALDAFLTHAWAVTVTGAPKLWAMQFVEDHERSPRRWYAGAIGAVNFDGSINTGLTIRTIRMKDGLAEVRVGATCLFDSDPAAEDRECQVKAAALFQALRGDPSKPLSTFAPNGIGSGKQVLLIDHDDSFVHMLADYFRQVGASVTVVRYVHALDMLKQKTWDLLVLSPGPGRPENFGIKKIIELALEKKFPVFGVCLGVQAIGEYFGGRLCQLPQPAHGRPSRIQVRGGRLMQSMPSEIVIGRYHSLYLEGDSMPEALTVTASTEDGMPMAVEHKSLPVGGVQFHPESLMSLGDEVGQRMVENAFRLNEAVY; the protein is encoded by the coding sequence ATGAACAGGACAGTCTTCTCCGTGCCGGAGCGCAGTGAATTTAGCACCCATCGCGGCTTGTTCATTACACGCAACGCACAGTATTACTGCGGCCCGGCGGACCGGCTGGATGAGCTGACGGAGCTCTTGGACCGCCGCCCTGGCGTGGTGCTGTCGTCGGGCACGACCGTGCCCGGCCGCTACGAGAGCTTTGACCTCGGCTTCTCCGATCCGCCGCTCGAGCTCGAAACATCAGGCGTCAATTTCAAGCTCGAAGCGCTGAACCAGCGCGGGCAGGTGCTGATCGCCTTCCTCGCCGACGTCCTGCGCGAGCCTTGCGTGGTGATCTCCGAGAGGACGACCTCGCGGCTTGCCGGCCACATCATCCGCGGCGATGCACCGGTCGAGGAGGATCAGCGCACCCGGCGCGCCAGCGTGATGTCGCTGGTGCGCGATCTCGTCGCCGCCTTTTCCGCCAATGACGACGGGCTGCTCGGCCTGTTCGGGGCCTTCGCCTACGACCTCGTCTTCCAGATCGAGGATCTCGTCCAGAAGCGTCCGCGCGAAAAGGACCAGCGCGACATCGTGCTCTATGTGCCCGATCGCCTGCTCGCCTATGACCGCGCCACCGGCCGCGGCGTGGTGTTGAGCTACGACTTCACCTGGAAGGGCCGATCGACCGAGGGCCTGCCGCGCGAGACCGCCGACAGCCCGTACCTCAAGACGCCGCGGCAGGGCTTTGCCGATCACGCGCCAGGCGAATATCAGGCGACGGTGGAGACCGCACGCGCGGCCTTTGCCCGCGGCGATCTCTTTGAAGCCGTGCCCGGGCAGCTCTTCGCGGAGCCCTGCGAGCGTTCGCCGGCGGAAGTGTTCCAGCGTCTCTGCGTCATCAACCCGTCGCCCTACGGCGCGCTGATGAATCTCGGCGACGGCGAATTCCTGGTGTCGGCCTCGCCCGAGATGTTCGTGCGCTCCGACGGCAGGCGCGTCGAGACCTGCCCGATCTCCGGCACGATCGCGCGCGGCACCGACGCGATCGGCGACGCCGAGCAGATCCGCCAACTCCTGAACTCGGAGAAGGACGAGTTCGAGCTCAACATGTGCACCGACGTCGACCGCAACGACAAGGCGCGCGTCTGCGTGCCCGGCACGATCAAGGTGCTGGCACGGCGGCAGATCGAGACCTATTCAAAACTCTTCCATACCGTGGACCACGTCGAAGGCATGTTGCGTCCCGGCTTCGACGCGCTCGACGCGTTTCTTACCCATGCCTGGGCCGTCACCGTCACCGGCGCGCCAAAGCTCTGGGCGATGCAGTTCGTCGAGGATCACGAGCGCTCGCCGCGCCGCTGGTATGCGGGCGCGATCGGCGCGGTGAATTTCGACGGCAGCATCAACACCGGCCTGACCATCCGCACGATCCGCATGAAGGATGGCCTCGCCGAAGTGCGCGTCGGCGCGACCTGCCTGTTCGACTCCGATCCCGCCGCCGAAGATCGCGAGTGCCAGGTGAAGGCGGCGGCGCTGTTCCAGGCGCTGCGCGGCGATCCGTCGAAGCCGCTGTCGACCTTTGCGCCCAATGGAATCGGATCGGGCAAGCAGGTGCTGCTGATCGATCACGACGACAGTTTCGTGCACATGCTCGCCGACTACTTCCGCCAGGTCGGCGCCAGCGTCACCGTGGTCCGCTACGTGCATGCGCTCGACATGCTCAAGCAGAAGACGTGGGATTTGCTGGTGCTGTCGCCCGGACCGGGCAGACCTGAGAATTTCGGAATCAAAAAGATCATTGAGCTGGCGCTGGAGAAGAAGTTTCCGGTGTTCGGCGTCTGCCTCGGCGTGCAGGCGATCGGCGAGTACTTCGGCGGCCGGCTCTGCCAACTTCCACAGCCCGCACATGGCCGGCCCTCCCGTATTCAGGTGCGGGGCGGCCGGTTGATGCAAAGCATGCCGAGCGAGATCGTAATTGGCCGCTATCATTCTCTTTACCTCGAAGGCGATAGCATGCCCGAGGCACTTACGGTCACGGCCAGCACAGAAGACGGCATGCCCATGGCAGTCGAGCACAAGAGTTTGCCGGTCGGTGGCGTCCAGTTCCATCCGGAATCTTTGATGTCGCTGGGCGACGAGGTGGGCCAGCGGATGGTCGAAAATGCGTTTCGGCTGAATGAGGCGGTCTATTGA
- the cysN gene encoding sulfate adenylyltransferase subunit CysN produces the protein MDAAPFVAEADSKDQLRFITCGSVDDGKSTLIGRLLHDSKMLYEDQLQALTRDSAKQGTTDGDIDFALLVDGLEAEREQGITIDVAYRFFTTPRRSFMVADTPGHEQYTRNMATGASNAQLAIILIDARKGVLVQARRHSFICSLLGIRHVLLAVNKIDLVDYRKDVFDGIVHDYLAFASELGFTSIIPVPISARYGDNIVKRSGNTDWYDGPPLLDYLESVEVESKTVGLPFRFPVQWVNRPNLDFRGYAGTIASGSVAVGDKIVVAHSARSSRVKRIVTYDGDLAAAEAGDAVTITLEDEIDVSRGDMLASPTQPPEIADRFAAHLIWMDEEPMVPGRSYAFRIGTQSIASGSINRFKYKIDVDTCEPVAAATLNFNEIGFCEVATVLPASFDPYRVNRRTGSFIMIDRYTNRTVGAGMIEFPLRRSASTAWQPLTIDKEQRSTLKHQKPCIIWFTGFSGAGKSTIANIVDQKLFARSYHTMLLDGDNLRHGLNRDLLFTKADRMENIRRASEVAKLMLEAGLIVICSFVSPYKTDRDMVRRLVGNREFVEVFVDTPIDECVRRDPKGLYSRVKSGEIKNFTGVDAPYEAPNTPEVHLKTLDEPPEQLANRVLDALATQGIISMT, from the coding sequence ATGGACGCCGCGCCTTTCGTCGCCGAGGCCGACAGCAAGGATCAATTGCGCTTCATCACGTGTGGCTCGGTCGACGACGGAAAATCGACGTTGATCGGCCGACTCCTACACGACAGCAAGATGCTCTATGAGGACCAGCTGCAGGCGCTCACGCGTGATAGCGCCAAGCAAGGCACGACCGACGGTGACATCGACTTCGCCTTATTGGTCGACGGCCTTGAGGCTGAGCGCGAACAAGGCATTACCATTGACGTCGCTTATCGCTTTTTCACGACGCCGCGCAGATCGTTCATGGTCGCCGATACACCGGGCCACGAACAATACACCCGCAACATGGCGACCGGCGCCTCCAACGCGCAGCTCGCCATCATCCTGATCGATGCGCGCAAAGGGGTTCTGGTGCAGGCCAGACGCCACTCCTTCATCTGCTCGCTCTTGGGTATCCGGCACGTCCTCCTCGCCGTAAACAAGATCGACCTTGTCGACTATCGCAAGGATGTCTTCGACGGCATCGTACACGACTATCTTGCCTTTGCTTCGGAGCTCGGCTTCACCTCGATCATCCCGGTTCCAATCTCCGCCAGATACGGCGACAACATCGTCAAGCGATCCGGCAATACCGATTGGTATGACGGCCCGCCGCTCCTGGATTACCTCGAGAGTGTCGAGGTAGAATCTAAGACGGTCGGCCTGCCCTTCCGCTTTCCGGTACAGTGGGTGAACCGTCCCAATCTCGATTTCCGCGGGTATGCTGGCACTATCGCTTCCGGAAGCGTCGCGGTTGGCGATAAAATCGTCGTGGCACATTCGGCTCGCAGCTCGCGTGTGAAGCGGATCGTGACCTATGATGGTGACCTTGCAGCTGCCGAAGCAGGCGATGCGGTGACGATTACCCTCGAAGATGAGATCGATGTCAGCCGCGGTGATATGTTGGCGAGCCCCACGCAGCCGCCTGAAATCGCCGATCGGTTTGCTGCTCATCTGATCTGGATGGACGAGGAACCAATGGTGCCGGGCCGCTCCTATGCATTCCGGATTGGCACGCAATCGATCGCCTCCGGCAGCATTAACCGCTTCAAATACAAGATCGACGTCGACACGTGCGAGCCCGTGGCGGCGGCCACGTTGAATTTCAATGAGATCGGCTTTTGCGAAGTGGCCACTGTTCTGCCTGCGAGCTTCGATCCGTACCGTGTCAACCGGCGCACGGGATCCTTCATCATGATCGACCGCTATACCAACCGGACCGTCGGCGCGGGAATGATCGAATTCCCGCTCCGGCGATCGGCTAGCACCGCCTGGCAGCCGTTGACGATTGACAAGGAGCAGCGTTCGACGCTCAAGCATCAGAAGCCGTGTATCATATGGTTCACCGGATTTTCCGGTGCCGGCAAGTCAACGATCGCCAATATCGTCGACCAGAAGCTGTTCGCGAGGTCTTATCACACGATGCTGCTGGACGGTGACAACCTACGTCACGGTCTCAACCGTGATCTCCTCTTCACTAAAGCAGATCGGATGGAGAACATCCGGCGTGCAAGTGAAGTGGCGAAACTGATGCTGGAAGCCGGCTTGATTGTCATCTGCTCGTTCGTTTCGCCCTACAAGACCGACCGCGACATGGTGCGCAGGCTCGTCGGGAACCGTGAATTCGTAGAGGTCTTCGTAGATACGCCAATAGACGAATGCGTCCGACGCGATCCGAAAGGCCTTTATTCCAGGGTAAAGTCAGGCGAGATCAAGAACTTCACTGGTGTCGATGCGCCGTACGAAGCGCCGAACACACCGGAGGTGCATTTGAAGACATTGGATGAGCCACCGGAGCAATTGGCCAATCGGGTTCTCGATGCGCTTGCCACACAAGGGATTATTTCCATGACATAG
- the cysD gene encoding sulfate adenylyltransferase subunit CysD, which translates to MNARVMIRFETHRLPGHLRRLEAESIEIMREVVAEFKKPVMLYSIGKDSSVMLHLALKAFYPAKLPFPLMHIDTTWKFREMITFRDETARRVGADLIVHINKDGLAKGINPIHSGSTLHTQIMKTDALKQALDLYGFDAAFGGARRDEEKSRAKERIFSCRSAGHVWDPRNQRPELWKLFNTRIRQGETMRVFAMSNWTELDIWEYIMLERIPVVPLYLAKHRPVVHRNGTLIMMDDERLPLLPNETPKMRRIRFRTLGCYPLSGAIESDATTIEDIVAEMRVARVSERQGRLIDTDEAASMERKKREGYF; encoded by the coding sequence ATGAACGCGAGGGTCATGATCAGGTTCGAAACGCATAGGTTGCCGGGGCATTTGCGTCGGCTCGAGGCCGAGTCGATCGAAATTATGCGGGAAGTAGTAGCCGAGTTCAAAAAGCCGGTGATGCTCTATTCAATCGGCAAGGATTCCAGCGTCATGCTGCACCTTGCGCTGAAGGCATTTTACCCGGCGAAGCTGCCTTTCCCGTTGATGCATATCGATACGACCTGGAAATTCCGGGAGATGATTACTTTTCGCGACGAGACGGCAAGACGCGTCGGAGCCGATCTGATCGTTCACATCAACAAGGACGGTCTCGCGAAAGGTATCAATCCAATCCACTCAGGTTCCACGCTACATACCCAGATTATGAAGACCGACGCCCTCAAGCAGGCGCTCGATCTGTATGGATTCGATGCGGCATTCGGTGGCGCGCGGCGCGACGAGGAAAAAAGCCGCGCCAAGGAGCGCATATTTTCGTGCCGCTCGGCAGGACATGTCTGGGATCCGCGCAACCAGCGGCCCGAACTTTGGAAGCTTTTCAACACCCGGATCCGACAGGGGGAAACGATGAGGGTGTTCGCGATGTCGAATTGGACGGAGCTCGACATTTGGGAATACATCATGCTCGAAAGAATTCCTGTCGTCCCTCTCTACCTTGCGAAGCACCGGCCGGTGGTGCATCGGAACGGCACCCTGATCATGATGGACGACGAGCGGCTCCCGCTCTTGCCCAACGAGACCCCTAAGATGCGGAGAATCCGCTTTCGTACGCTCGGGTGCTATCCCCTAAGCGGCGCCATCGAGTCGGACGCCACGACGATCGAGGACATTGTCGCCGAAATGCGGGTTGCGAGAGTTTCGGAGCGGCAGGGGCGCCTCATCGACACGGATGAGGCGGCTTCAATGGAGAGGAAGAAGCGGGAAGGATACTTTTGA
- a CDS encoding ABC transporter ATP-binding protein, translating to MTAMDDKRPIAIWAVMQFAFRHWLRQPYRAAFVLVGFLGSTVADLFMPVYSGHLVDALTAGPYNQAARHAALVAFSGIVALGLVSLILRFIGLRAIIPFTLQTMSDVTREAFMRIQWFSTDWHANSFAGSSVRKITRGMGAIDLLNNTILVCLLPSLTILIGSMILLGLHWPALGGVIAIGTAFYAAITLIFAIRYIAPAARVSNACDTKVGGTLADAITCNAVVKSFGAEAREEARLARTINRWRMRSLRTWLRYNYAAMSQISLLLCLRASVIGGSVLLWMAGLASPGDVTYVLTSYYVIHAYLREVGIYINNLQRSVNDMEELVAIHDEPIGVVDAPDASPIAIEDGEIVFDDVTFQYGGGEAPLYDRLSVDIKAGERVGLVGRSGSGKTTFVKLVQRLYDISGGRILIDGQDIALATQQSLRSQMAVVQQEPILFHRSLAENIAYGRPGASMAAIERAARLANAHEFILRLRRGYGTLVGERGVKLSGGERQRIALARAFLADAPVLILDEATSSLDSESEALIQEAMERLMKGRTSIVIAHRLSTVRSLDRILVFDGGVIAEQGTHAALTRRPGGIYRRLLERQATEFGRISAAG from the coding sequence ATGACTGCTATGGATGACAAACGCCCGATCGCGATCTGGGCGGTGATGCAGTTCGCCTTCCGCCACTGGCTGCGCCAACCCTACCGTGCCGCCTTTGTACTGGTGGGCTTCCTCGGGTCAACGGTGGCCGACCTGTTCATGCCGGTCTACTCTGGCCATCTCGTCGACGCGTTGACGGCAGGCCCTTACAACCAGGCGGCGCGACATGCTGCGTTGGTCGCCTTCAGCGGTATCGTCGCGCTCGGACTAGTTTCGTTGATCCTGCGCTTCATAGGTCTGCGGGCAATCATTCCGTTCACGCTTCAAACGATGTCGGATGTGACGCGCGAGGCGTTCATGCGCATCCAATGGTTCTCAACCGATTGGCACGCCAACTCTTTCGCCGGTTCGAGTGTGCGAAAGATCACGCGCGGAATGGGGGCGATCGATTTGCTCAACAATACCATTTTGGTGTGCCTATTGCCGTCTTTGACGATACTGATCGGCTCGATGATCCTGCTCGGGCTGCATTGGCCTGCGCTTGGCGGCGTGATCGCGATTGGTACGGCATTTTATGCCGCGATTACGCTGATATTCGCGATCCGCTATATCGCGCCTGCCGCACGGGTCTCCAACGCCTGCGACACAAAGGTTGGCGGCACGCTGGCCGATGCGATTACTTGCAATGCGGTGGTAAAATCTTTCGGCGCTGAAGCGCGTGAGGAAGCTCGGCTCGCCCGCACCATCAACCGCTGGCGAATGCGGTCGCTGCGAACCTGGTTGCGCTACAACTATGCCGCGATGTCTCAGATCTCGCTGCTCTTGTGCCTGCGAGCCTCGGTGATCGGCGGCTCGGTGCTGCTGTGGATGGCTGGGCTCGCCTCACCAGGCGATGTCACTTATGTGCTGACCAGCTACTACGTTATCCACGCATATCTGCGTGAGGTTGGCATATACATCAACAACCTCCAGCGTTCGGTCAACGATATGGAGGAGCTCGTCGCGATCCACGACGAGCCGATCGGGGTCGTGGACGCGCCGGATGCAAGTCCTATCGCCATTGAGGACGGTGAGATCGTATTCGACGACGTCACCTTCCAGTATGGCGGCGGCGAAGCACCGCTCTACGACAGGCTATCGGTTGACATAAAGGCCGGCGAGAGGGTTGGTCTGGTCGGCCGCTCCGGATCAGGTAAGACGACCTTCGTTAAGCTGGTGCAGCGGCTCTATGATATCTCGGGCGGGCGCATTCTGATCGACGGCCAGGACATCGCTCTGGCCACGCAGCAATCGCTCCGCAGCCAGATGGCTGTCGTGCAGCAGGAACCGATCCTGTTCCACCGTTCGCTCGCCGAGAACATCGCATATGGCCGGCCGGGAGCCAGTATGGCGGCGATCGAGCGCGCGGCGCGGCTTGCCAATGCGCACGAGTTCATCCTGCGCCTGCGTAGGGGCTACGGCACGCTGGTTGGTGAGCGTGGCGTCAAGCTCTCAGGTGGCGAGCGGCAGCGCATCGCGCTGGCGCGCGCCTTTCTCGCCGATGCGCCGGTTCTGATCCTGGACGAGGCAACCTCAAGCCTCGACTCGGAATCGGAAGCCCTCATCCAAGAAGCAATGGAACGGCTGATGAAGGGCCGTACCTCGATTGTGATCGCACATCGGCTATCGACGGTGCGCAGCCTCGACCGCATTCTGGTGTTTGATGGCGGCGTTATCGCCGAGCAGGGCACGCATGCTGCTCTGACGAGGCGGCCCGGCGGGATCTATCGGCGGCTGTTGGAGCGCCAGGCCACGGAGTTCGGCCGGATCTCTGCAGCAGGCTAG
- the hxsA2 gene encoding His-Xaa-Ser repeat protein HxsA2: MTEKSKVVLSLGAALASLTGISVQGAEAKTVSANNTTAVAAASTLPNLQPNAHYQVGQDLLGFVMTKQADGTIVAQHASHASHASHASHASHASSR, from the coding sequence ATGACTGAGAAATCAAAGGTTGTGCTTTCGCTTGGCGCTGCGCTCGCATCGCTCACCGGAATTTCGGTTCAGGGCGCCGAGGCCAAGACAGTTTCTGCCAACAATACAACCGCGGTAGCGGCCGCAAGCACCCTCCCCAACCTTCAGCCAAATGCCCACTATCAGGTTGGTCAAGACCTTCTTGGGTTCGTCATGACGAAGCAGGCCGACGGGACCATCGTCGCCCAGCATGCCTCCCACGCGTCGCATGCTTCACACGCCTCTCATGCGTCCCATGCCTCCAGCCGCTAA
- a CDS encoding radical SAM protein, whose translation MARFLPPEIFSAATEDLSLLPFNFERTGANQYLVANLVGDFIRLAEDELHRLIDLQVRPGDGLYEKAYAAHLVTGTSQKAQRQLLAARLRSRMSFLQQVTPLHIFVVTLRCEHSCPYCQVSRQSTDRSRFDMSAETAMRALDIAFASPSARIKIEFQGGEPLLNFPLIRTIVAAAKARSGKKLDFVIAQTWLCWTMLFLAFARRTTCSCRRPSTVPLTCTTGTVRDPAQTVMN comes from the coding sequence ATGGCACGGTTTTTACCTCCTGAGATCTTCAGCGCGGCGACCGAAGATCTCTCTTTGTTGCCGTTCAATTTTGAGCGCACTGGTGCAAACCAGTACCTCGTCGCCAACCTGGTCGGCGATTTCATACGCCTGGCCGAAGATGAACTGCACAGGCTGATCGACCTTCAGGTTCGACCCGGCGACGGCCTCTACGAAAAGGCCTATGCGGCTCATCTAGTCACCGGAACAAGCCAGAAGGCGCAACGGCAGCTCTTGGCGGCTCGGCTGAGAAGCCGGATGTCATTCCTGCAGCAGGTGACCCCGCTTCATATTTTCGTCGTAACGCTGCGGTGCGAACACTCTTGCCCCTACTGCCAGGTTTCGCGCCAAAGCACCGATCGCTCTCGCTTCGATATGAGCGCAGAAACGGCGATGCGCGCTCTGGACATTGCCTTCGCCAGCCCATCGGCTCGGATTAAGATTGAGTTTCAGGGAGGGGAGCCGCTTCTCAATTTCCCGCTGATCAGGACGATTGTTGCCGCTGCGAAGGCTCGGTCCGGCAAGAAGCTCGACTTCGTCATCGCTCAAACTTGGCTTTGTTGGACGATGCTGTTCTTAGCTTTTGCAAGGCGAACAACGTGCAGCTGTCGACGTCCCTCGACGGTCCCGCTGACCTGCACAACAGGAACCGTCCGCGACCCGGCGCAAACAGTCATGAACTAG
- the hxsB gene encoding His-Xaa-Ser system radical SAM maturase HxsB: MQLSTSLDGPADLHNRNRPRPGANSHELAVAGIRRAREMLGPDRVGALMTTTEASLDRVDEIIDEYLQLGLDGIFLRPLSPFGFAIKTKQFAKYDAQKWLAFYERGLRRVLEINRQGPPFREFYAALLLTRMLSDRPIGYVDLRSPAGAGLGALVYNYDGSVFASDEGRMLAEIGDDAFRLGHVEHNSYNSLILSDKLIGAISSSLTQCAPECSTCVYESHCGADPVYHHATQGDALGIKPLSAFCARQKGIMGLLLDILKNSPEDAAVLRRWAAA, encoded by the coding sequence GTGCAGCTGTCGACGTCCCTCGACGGTCCCGCTGACCTGCACAACAGGAACCGTCCGCGACCCGGCGCAAACAGTCATGAACTAGCTGTAGCTGGAATCCGGCGTGCCAGGGAGATGCTAGGTCCCGACAGAGTCGGGGCTTTGATGACTACCACGGAGGCGAGCCTCGACCGCGTCGACGAGATCATCGACGAATATCTCCAATTGGGGCTGGATGGCATCTTCCTGCGCCCACTTTCACCGTTCGGATTTGCGATCAAAACGAAGCAGTTCGCCAAGTACGACGCGCAGAAGTGGCTTGCGTTCTACGAGCGAGGATTGCGCCGGGTTCTGGAGATCAACCGACAGGGCCCCCCCTTCCGGGAGTTCTACGCGGCGCTGCTTCTCACTCGGATGCTCTCGGACCGACCCATCGGGTACGTTGATTTGCGCAGCCCCGCCGGCGCCGGCCTCGGCGCGCTGGTCTACAACTATGACGGCAGTGTTTTCGCGTCGGATGAAGGTAGGATGTTGGCCGAGATTGGCGACGACGCTTTCCGGCTCGGTCACGTCGAACACAACAGCTACAATTCGCTCATCCTGTCGGACAAGCTGATCGGCGCGATTTCGTCGTCGCTGACGCAGTGCGCACCCGAATGCTCGACCTGTGTGTATGAGAGCCACTGCGGCGCGGACCCCGTCTATCATCACGCGACGCAGGGGGACGCCTTGGGAATCAAGCCTCTGTCGGCATTTTGCGCTCGCCAAAAAGGCATCATGGGCCTGCTGCTGGACATTCTGAAGAACTCTCCGGAAGATGCTGCCGTCTTGCGACGATGGGCCGCCGCATGA